The Sebastes umbrosus isolate fSebUmb1 chromosome 4, fSebUmb1.pri, whole genome shotgun sequence genome has a window encoding:
- the plekha5 gene encoding pleckstrin homology domain-containing family A member 5 isoform X5, with the protein MAADLQPEWISCLPSSWSYGVTRDGRVFFINEEAKSTTWLHPVSGEAVITGHRKTPDLPTGWEEGYTFEGARCFINHNERKVTCKHPVSSLPSQDNCIFVVNEQSASKVPANEKKDRPLSTMSEASNYTGGSDCAANPNSPAGRVSDTHEYRPSRPSKKIHNFGKRSNSIRRNPSAPVIKRNWLYKQDSTGMKLWKKRWFVLSDLCLFYYRDEKEEGILGSILLPSFRVSMLSVDDHINRKYAFKATHPNMRTYYFCSDTAKEMESWMKVMTDAALVHSEPVKRLDRLKVEQCGPQEINHVANHRPPLTQPEIQNNELNREADRERTAAVTSTTADEERKQRDAERYGFQKDGAERERPLTKINSIKLQPAQAAAIKANIASPQTPAEMDGSHRSPQVNGSGEHCPAEATGVPPRRSPPHEPERGMSRTSSMQQLEHWVRTQRGRNQDDDTRSITSYQTLPRNMPSHRVPYMPHYGDGYCSMPRNSMAQRDSICSMSPSLYDQAMGPSGDKRRSMRDDTMWQLFEWQQRQGYPPRPPGLYSNMASPKTMINLSEHAAPSHSIPPSPSHGSLSMYGGYSPMRSYNMNSARSEVSSPIYRGDMSIDRRHRPQLNKQYAYPPDRRSMPAGIPVQSINSQSLQGKTPEELTLLLIKLRRQQAELNSIREHTVAQLMQLNMDGDNPKNDILSHHLQRNLMFLDNQMKENDPLIVMTHTLIENSAPRPQLYQQLSPEDYRERSYTCMPEEVDIDTKLSRLCEQDKVVRTQEDKLQQLYREKHTLETALLSASQEIEMGTDNPADMQSVIQQRDLLQSGLLSTCRELSRITAELERSWREYDKLEGDVTLAKNNLLEQLEALGSPQTEPPSQQHVRIQKELWRIQDVIEALNNNKAQRIADGVSMYGSKSNFSKLKNENYSVPDGGCPERAWWRHVSPCFLSCDALYNPQEEDSVPPRPPLPQSYEPNPPNVPPMPSHAGVRPSSLHRPEDRKAGHRNGTHSGPDYRLYKSEPELTTVAEVDESNGEDRSEHPDREQHKGMSYPVGIVPPRTRSPVPDSSSIASYVTLRKTKRPDPRTVSLMERPRSAMEQQLCAVESGRPRMSVEEQLERIRRHQQGALREKKKGGHIRGSSQENTPSRSHSFTKENHYRSTQSQMRRRDGGLSCGIEELEASLRQQEVVRDQETPAEEIARLKEASQADHLNMDRELSVPDKVLIPERYVESDPEEALSPEQEADKQRKVDRIKALIAKNSMQNVLPSTALSPEEETEVEVTVQEKEKMINISYELAAEASKRSKLVAAQALASVKTYT; encoded by the exons atctGCCTCCAAAGTGCCGGCGAATGAGAAGAAGGATCGGCCACTGAGCACCATGAGTGAGGCCTCCAACTACACAGGCGGCTCGGACTGCGCCGCAAACCCCAATAGTCCAGCAGGAAGAGTGAGTGACACACACGAATACAGG CCATCAAGACCTTCCAAAAAGATTCACAACTTTGGGAAGAGATCCAACTCCATCAGGAGGAATCCCAGTGCCCCAGTAATCAAGAGAAACTGGCTTTATAAACAG GACAGCACCGGGATGAAGCTGTGGAAGAAGCGGTGGTTTGTGCTGTCTGACCTGTGTCTCTTCTACTACCGAG ATGAAAAAGAGGAGGGGATACTCGGCAGCATCCTCCTACCGAGCTTTCGTGTTTCCATGCTGTCGGTTGATGATCACATTAACAGAAAATACGCTTTCAAG GCGACGCATCCCAACATGCGGACATACTATTTTTGCTCTGACACAGCCAAAGAGATGGAGTCTTGGATGAAAGTAATGACAGATGCTGCACTTGTGCATTCAGAGCCAGTGAAAAG GTTGGACAGGCTAAAAGTGGAGCAGTGTGGACCACAAGAGATCAACCACGTGGCCAACCACAGGCCTCCTCTAACACAGCCTGAAATCCAGAACAATGAACTCAACCGCGAGGCTGACCGTGAGCGCACCGCAGCGGTCACCTCCACCACAGCAGACGAAGAGAGGAAGCAGCGAGACGCCGAGCGCTACGGCTTCCAGAAGGATGGGGCGGAGCGCGAGCGCCCGCTCACCAAGATCAACAGTATCAAACTGCAGCCAGCCCAGGCCGCAGCCATCAAGGCTAACATCGCCTCGCCGCAGACTCCGGCAGAAATGGACGGGTCACACCGCAGCCCCCAGGTCAATGGATCCGGTGAGCATTGTCCCGCTGAGGCGACTGGAGTCCCTCCTCGGCGAAGTCCCCCCCATGAGCCAGAACGCGGCATGAGTAGGACCAGCTCTATGCAGCAACTGGAGCATTGGGTCCGCACGCAAAGAGGACGCAACCAGGATGATGACACCAGGAG CATTACGTCATACCAGACGCTGCCCAGAAACATGCCCAGCCATCGGGTACCCTATATGCCTCATTATGGCGACGGCTACTGCAGTATGCCCAGGAATAGCATGGCACAGCGGGACAGCATCTGCAGCATGTCGCCATCGTTGTACGACCAAGCCATGGGTCCCTCAGGTGACAAGCGTCGCTCCATGCGCGACGACACCATGTGGCAGTTATTTGAGTGGCAGCAAAGACAGGGGTACCCCCCTAGACCGCCGGGGCTCTACAGCAACATGGCCAGTCCCAAAACCATGATCAACCTGTCGGAGCACGCCGCACCAAGCCACTCCATCCCCCCATCTCCCTCCCACGGCTCCCTGTCTATGTACGGCGGCTACTCTCCGATGAGATCCTACAACATGAACAGTGCTCGTTCAGAGGTGTCCTCTCCCATTTACAGAGGAGACATGAGCATCGACAGACGGCACCGGCCACAACTCAACAAG CAGTATGCCTACCCACCTGATAGGAGGTCTATGCCTGCAGGGATCCCAGTACAATCTATCAACTCCCAGTCTCTCCAAGGCAAAACA CCTGAGGAACTGACTCTGCTGCTGATAAAGCTGCGGCGGCAGCAGGCAGAGCTAAACAGTATCCGGGAGCACACTGTAGCGCAGCTTATGCAACTAAACATGGATGGCGACAACCCAAAG AACGACATTCTCTCCCATCACCTCCAAAGGAACCTCATGTTTTTGGACAATCAG ATGAAGGAAAATGACCCTTTAATCGTCATGACTCACACTTTGATTGAGAACTCTGCCCCAAGGCCTCAACTTTACCAGCAA TTGAGTCCAGAAGACTACAGGGAGCGCTCCTATACATGTATGCCAGAAGAAGTGGACATTGAT ACCAAACTGAGCAGGTTGTGTGAGCAGGACAAAGTGGTGAGGACGCAGGAGGACAAACTTCAGCAGCTGTACAGAGAGAAG CACACTCTGGAGACAGCGCTGCTCTCAGCCAGCCAGGAGATAGAGATGGGCACTGATAACCCTGCTGACATGCAGAGTGTTATCCAGCAGAGAGACTTACTGCAGAGCGGCCTGCTGAGCACCTGCAGAGAGCTCTCCAGAATTACAGCT GAGTTGGAACGGTCGTGGAGGGAGTACGACAAGCTGGAAGGAGATGTGACTCTGGCTAAGAACAACCTCTTGGAACAGCTTGAAGCGCTGGGAAGCCCTCAG ACGGAGCCTCCCAGCCAGCAGCATGTACGCATCCAGAAGGAACTTTGGAGGATTCAAGATGTGATCGAGGCCCTCAATAACAATAAAGCTCAGAGAATCGCTGATGGTGTGAGCATGTATGGGTCCAAGAGCAACTTCAGCAAGCTCAAAAATGAG AACTACTCTGTACCAGATGGTGGTTGCCCTGAGCGTGCGTGGTGGCGCCATGTGTCACCTTGCTTCCTGTCCTGTGATGCCCTGTATAATCCCCAGGAGGAGGACTCGGTACCCCCACGGCCACCCCTACCCCAGTCCTATGAGCCCAACCCCCCCAACGTGCCCCCTATGCCCTCTCATGCTGGTGTGCGCCCTTCATCACTCCACAGGCCGGAGGACAGGAAGGCCGGCCACAGGAATGGCACGCACAGC GGCCCAGACTACAGGCTGTATAAGAGTGAACCAGAGCTCACCACAGTGGCCGAAGTGGATGAGAGCAATGGAGAGGACAGATCTGAACACCCTGATAGAGAACAACACAAAG gGATGTCCTACCCAGTTGGCATTGTCCCACCCAGGACCAGATCTCCAGTGCCTGACTCTTCCTCCATAGCTTCATACGTTACCTTAAGGAAGACCAAAAGGCCTGACCCCAGGACGGTGAGTCTAATG GAGCGTCCACGCAGCGCGatggagcagcagctgtgtgcCGTGGAGAGCGGCCGGCCCAGGATGAGcgtggaggagcagctggagagGATCCGCCGCCACCAGCAGGGTGCCCtcagggagaaaaagaaaggcgGCCACATCCGGGGTAGCAGCCAGGAGAACACACCCTCTCGCAGTCACTCGTTTACGAAAGAAAACCATTATCGCAGCACGCAG TCCCAGATGAGGCGCAGAGATGGGGGGCTAAGCTGTGGCATTGAGGAGCTGGAGGCCTCGCTCAGGCAGCAGGAGGTGGTGAGGGACCAGGAGACGCCCGCCGAGGAAATCGCCCGTCTCAAAGAAGCCTCGCAGGCTGACCACTTAAATATGGACAGAGAG CTCTCCGTGCCTGACAAAGTGCTGATTCCTGAGCGCTATGTGGAGTCAGACCCCGAGGAGGCTCTGAGCCCGGAGCAGGAGGCTGATAAGCAGAGGAAAGTTGATCGCATCAAAGCCCTCATTGCCAAAAATAG CATGCAGAATGTGCTGCCGAGTACGGCACTAAGCccagaggaggagacagaagtGGAGGTTACCGtacaggagaaagagaagatgaTTAATATCTCCTACGAGCTGGCAGCAGAGGCCTCCAAACGCAGCAAGCTGGTAGCAG
- the plekha5 gene encoding pleckstrin homology domain-containing family A member 5 isoform X12 — protein sequence MAADLQPEWISCLPSSWSYGVTRDGRVFFINEEAKSTTWLHPVSGEAVITGHRKTPDLPTGWEEGYTFEGARCFINHNERKVTCKHPVSSLPSQDNCIFVVNEQSASKVPANEKKDRPLSTMSEASNYTGGSDCAANPNSPAGRVSDTHEYRPSRPSKKIHNFGKRSNSIRRNPSAPVIKRNWLYKQDSTGMKLWKKRWFVLSDLCLFYYRDEKEEGILGSILLPSFRVSMLSVDDHINRKYAFKATHPNMRTYYFCSDTAKEMESWMKVMTDAALVHSEPVKRLDRLKVEQCGPQEINHVANHRPPLTQPEIQNNELNREADRERTAAVTSTTADEERKQRDAERYGFQKDGAERERPLTKINSIKLQPAQAAAIKANIASPQTPAEMDGSHRSPQVNGSGEHCPAEATGVPPRRSPPHEPERGMSRTSSMQQLEHWVRTQRGRNQDDDTRSITSYQTLPRNMPSHRVPYMPHYGDGYCSMPRNSMAQRDSICSMSPSLYDQAMGPSGDKRRSMRDDTMWQLFEWQQRQGYPPRPPGLYSNMASPKTMINLSEHAAPSHSIPPSPSHGSLSMYGGYSPMRSYNMNSARSEVSSPIYRGDMSIDRRHRPQLNKQYAYPPDRRSMPAGIPVQSINSQSLQGKTPEELTLLLIKLRRQQAELNSIREHTVAQLMQLNMDGDNPKNDILSHHLQRNLMFLDNQMKENDPLIVMTHTLIENSAPRPQLYQQLSPEDYRERSYTCMPEEVDIDTKLSRLCEQDKVVRTQEDKLQQLYREKHTLETALLSASQEIEMGTDNPADMQSVIQQRDLLQSGLLSTCRELSRITAELERSWREYDKLEGDVTLAKNNLLEQLEALGSPQTEPPSQQHVRIQKELWRIQDVIEALNNNKAQRIADGVSMYGSKSNFSKLKNENYSVPDGGCPERAWWRHVSPCFLSCDALYNPQEEDSVPPRPPLPQSYEPNPPNVPPMPSHAGVRPSSLHRPEDRKAGHRNGTHSGPDYRLYKSEPELTTVAEVDESNGEDRSEHPDREQHKGMSYPVGIVPPRTRSPVPDSSSIASYVTLRKTKRPDPRTVSLMERPRSAMEQQLCAVESGRPRMSVEEQLERIRRHQQGALREKKKGGHIRGSSQENTPSRSHSFTKENHYRSTQSQMRRRDGGLSCGIEELEASLRQQEVVRDQETPAEEIARLKEASQADHLNMDRELSVPDKVLIPERYVESDPEEALSPEQEADKQRKVDRIKALIAKNSTGSGLSENLYMKETAAEV from the exons atctGCCTCCAAAGTGCCGGCGAATGAGAAGAAGGATCGGCCACTGAGCACCATGAGTGAGGCCTCCAACTACACAGGCGGCTCGGACTGCGCCGCAAACCCCAATAGTCCAGCAGGAAGAGTGAGTGACACACACGAATACAGG CCATCAAGACCTTCCAAAAAGATTCACAACTTTGGGAAGAGATCCAACTCCATCAGGAGGAATCCCAGTGCCCCAGTAATCAAGAGAAACTGGCTTTATAAACAG GACAGCACCGGGATGAAGCTGTGGAAGAAGCGGTGGTTTGTGCTGTCTGACCTGTGTCTCTTCTACTACCGAG ATGAAAAAGAGGAGGGGATACTCGGCAGCATCCTCCTACCGAGCTTTCGTGTTTCCATGCTGTCGGTTGATGATCACATTAACAGAAAATACGCTTTCAAG GCGACGCATCCCAACATGCGGACATACTATTTTTGCTCTGACACAGCCAAAGAGATGGAGTCTTGGATGAAAGTAATGACAGATGCTGCACTTGTGCATTCAGAGCCAGTGAAAAG GTTGGACAGGCTAAAAGTGGAGCAGTGTGGACCACAAGAGATCAACCACGTGGCCAACCACAGGCCTCCTCTAACACAGCCTGAAATCCAGAACAATGAACTCAACCGCGAGGCTGACCGTGAGCGCACCGCAGCGGTCACCTCCACCACAGCAGACGAAGAGAGGAAGCAGCGAGACGCCGAGCGCTACGGCTTCCAGAAGGATGGGGCGGAGCGCGAGCGCCCGCTCACCAAGATCAACAGTATCAAACTGCAGCCAGCCCAGGCCGCAGCCATCAAGGCTAACATCGCCTCGCCGCAGACTCCGGCAGAAATGGACGGGTCACACCGCAGCCCCCAGGTCAATGGATCCGGTGAGCATTGTCCCGCTGAGGCGACTGGAGTCCCTCCTCGGCGAAGTCCCCCCCATGAGCCAGAACGCGGCATGAGTAGGACCAGCTCTATGCAGCAACTGGAGCATTGGGTCCGCACGCAAAGAGGACGCAACCAGGATGATGACACCAGGAG CATTACGTCATACCAGACGCTGCCCAGAAACATGCCCAGCCATCGGGTACCCTATATGCCTCATTATGGCGACGGCTACTGCAGTATGCCCAGGAATAGCATGGCACAGCGGGACAGCATCTGCAGCATGTCGCCATCGTTGTACGACCAAGCCATGGGTCCCTCAGGTGACAAGCGTCGCTCCATGCGCGACGACACCATGTGGCAGTTATTTGAGTGGCAGCAAAGACAGGGGTACCCCCCTAGACCGCCGGGGCTCTACAGCAACATGGCCAGTCCCAAAACCATGATCAACCTGTCGGAGCACGCCGCACCAAGCCACTCCATCCCCCCATCTCCCTCCCACGGCTCCCTGTCTATGTACGGCGGCTACTCTCCGATGAGATCCTACAACATGAACAGTGCTCGTTCAGAGGTGTCCTCTCCCATTTACAGAGGAGACATGAGCATCGACAGACGGCACCGGCCACAACTCAACAAG CAGTATGCCTACCCACCTGATAGGAGGTCTATGCCTGCAGGGATCCCAGTACAATCTATCAACTCCCAGTCTCTCCAAGGCAAAACA CCTGAGGAACTGACTCTGCTGCTGATAAAGCTGCGGCGGCAGCAGGCAGAGCTAAACAGTATCCGGGAGCACACTGTAGCGCAGCTTATGCAACTAAACATGGATGGCGACAACCCAAAG AACGACATTCTCTCCCATCACCTCCAAAGGAACCTCATGTTTTTGGACAATCAG ATGAAGGAAAATGACCCTTTAATCGTCATGACTCACACTTTGATTGAGAACTCTGCCCCAAGGCCTCAACTTTACCAGCAA TTGAGTCCAGAAGACTACAGGGAGCGCTCCTATACATGTATGCCAGAAGAAGTGGACATTGAT ACCAAACTGAGCAGGTTGTGTGAGCAGGACAAAGTGGTGAGGACGCAGGAGGACAAACTTCAGCAGCTGTACAGAGAGAAG CACACTCTGGAGACAGCGCTGCTCTCAGCCAGCCAGGAGATAGAGATGGGCACTGATAACCCTGCTGACATGCAGAGTGTTATCCAGCAGAGAGACTTACTGCAGAGCGGCCTGCTGAGCACCTGCAGAGAGCTCTCCAGAATTACAGCT GAGTTGGAACGGTCGTGGAGGGAGTACGACAAGCTGGAAGGAGATGTGACTCTGGCTAAGAACAACCTCTTGGAACAGCTTGAAGCGCTGGGAAGCCCTCAG ACGGAGCCTCCCAGCCAGCAGCATGTACGCATCCAGAAGGAACTTTGGAGGATTCAAGATGTGATCGAGGCCCTCAATAACAATAAAGCTCAGAGAATCGCTGATGGTGTGAGCATGTATGGGTCCAAGAGCAACTTCAGCAAGCTCAAAAATGAG AACTACTCTGTACCAGATGGTGGTTGCCCTGAGCGTGCGTGGTGGCGCCATGTGTCACCTTGCTTCCTGTCCTGTGATGCCCTGTATAATCCCCAGGAGGAGGACTCGGTACCCCCACGGCCACCCCTACCCCAGTCCTATGAGCCCAACCCCCCCAACGTGCCCCCTATGCCCTCTCATGCTGGTGTGCGCCCTTCATCACTCCACAGGCCGGAGGACAGGAAGGCCGGCCACAGGAATGGCACGCACAGC GGCCCAGACTACAGGCTGTATAAGAGTGAACCAGAGCTCACCACAGTGGCCGAAGTGGATGAGAGCAATGGAGAGGACAGATCTGAACACCCTGATAGAGAACAACACAAAG gGATGTCCTACCCAGTTGGCATTGTCCCACCCAGGACCAGATCTCCAGTGCCTGACTCTTCCTCCATAGCTTCATACGTTACCTTAAGGAAGACCAAAAGGCCTGACCCCAGGACGGTGAGTCTAATG GAGCGTCCACGCAGCGCGatggagcagcagctgtgtgcCGTGGAGAGCGGCCGGCCCAGGATGAGcgtggaggagcagctggagagGATCCGCCGCCACCAGCAGGGTGCCCtcagggagaaaaagaaaggcgGCCACATCCGGGGTAGCAGCCAGGAGAACACACCCTCTCGCAGTCACTCGTTTACGAAAGAAAACCATTATCGCAGCACGCAG TCCCAGATGAGGCGCAGAGATGGGGGGCTAAGCTGTGGCATTGAGGAGCTGGAGGCCTCGCTCAGGCAGCAGGAGGTGGTGAGGGACCAGGAGACGCCCGCCGAGGAAATCGCCCGTCTCAAAGAAGCCTCGCAGGCTGACCACTTAAATATGGACAGAGAG CTCTCCGTGCCTGACAAAGTGCTGATTCCTGAGCGCTATGTGGAGTCAGACCCCGAGGAGGCTCTGAGCCCGGAGCAGGAGGCTGATAAGCAGAGGAAAGTTGATCGCATCAAAGCCCTCATTGCCAAAAATAG